In one window of Candidatus Scalindua sp. DNA:
- a CDS encoding Dabb family protein, with protein MIKHIVMWKLHKYAEGNNQEENAKIAKERLESLNGKVPGLCRLEVGCDYSKSDSSADLVLYSEFESPEALRCYQNHPEHKLLLPFMSAVCSERRVADYEV; from the coding sequence ATGATAAAACACATAGTGATGTGGAAATTACATAAATATGCTGAAGGGAATAATCAGGAAGAGAATGCAAAAATTGCGAAGGAGAGGCTTGAGTCATTAAACGGAAAAGTTCCCGGTCTTTGCCGCCTGGAAGTCGGGTGTGATTATTCAAAGAGTGATTCCTCGGCTGATCTGGTTCTCTACTCAGAATTTGAGTCACCGGAGGCGCTGAGATGTTACCAAAATCACCCGGAACACAAATTACTCCTGCCATTCATGTCTGCCGTCTGCAGTGAACGGAGAGTTGCAGATTACGAGGTTTGA
- a CDS encoding YgiQ family radical SAM protein, whose product MKEKHPEITKWLPTTRKEAELRHWEELDVILISGDAYVDHPSFGAAVIGRIIESEGYKVAIVPQPNWRDDLRDFKKFGRPRYFFGVTSGCMDSMVSHYTANRRLRSTDAYTPGGNAGHRPDYAVTTYTRILKSLYPDVPVVIGGIETSLRRVTHYDYWSNRLMPSILETSGADLLVYGMGEQPIREILKLLKKGVPFHQLTMVRQTGYIRDQSSGIQKNKHWQDTAIQPHETCLADKKSFAANFKQIEQESNKVSAKRIIQDISGKSVIINPPFPTMKEREIDASFDLPYTRFPHPKYKKRGGIPAYEMIKFSINMHRGCFGGCSFCTISAHQGKFIASRSQKSILNEVDKIVNMPDFKGYISDLGGPSANMYKMKGKEQKVCDRCVAPSCIYPVICGNLDTNHSQLIEIYKKVDNHPKVKKAFVGSGVRYDLITKSYNTKADSSIYDYMVQLVTRHVSGRLKVAPEHTSANTLKLMRKPSFEHFKEFKKLFDRIDRHYSLNQQLVPYFISSHPGCSDEDMANLAVETKELGFKLEHVQDFTPTPMTVATVIYYSGYHPYTLKRYYTPKSIQERRDQHRFFFWYKKENHEWIKKRLTKAKKTDLLKRFLGSAKRDLHNREGVVNKRTPQRLKTQRRGRTGRNG is encoded by the coding sequence ATGAAAGAAAAACACCCGGAAATAACCAAATGGCTTCCTACTACGAGAAAGGAGGCAGAATTGCGGCATTGGGAAGAACTTGATGTAATTCTCATATCAGGAGATGCATATGTTGACCATCCTTCATTTGGAGCTGCCGTAATTGGCAGAATCATCGAAAGTGAGGGCTATAAGGTTGCTATTGTACCGCAACCAAATTGGAGAGATGATCTGCGTGATTTTAAGAAATTTGGCAGGCCCAGATATTTCTTTGGAGTAACCTCTGGCTGCATGGATTCCATGGTGAGCCATTACACTGCGAACAGGAGACTTCGTTCTACAGACGCATATACTCCTGGAGGAAATGCTGGTCATCGTCCTGATTATGCTGTTACCACCTACACCAGGATTTTGAAATCTCTCTATCCTGATGTTCCGGTTGTGATTGGAGGCATAGAGACCTCTTTAAGGAGGGTAACGCACTACGATTATTGGTCAAACAGATTGATGCCATCAATTCTTGAAACAAGCGGGGCTGATTTATTGGTGTACGGAATGGGAGAACAGCCCATCAGAGAAATTCTCAAACTTTTGAAAAAAGGGGTACCCTTCCATCAATTGACAATGGTCAGGCAGACAGGTTATATCCGTGACCAAAGCAGCGGTATTCAGAAAAACAAACACTGGCAGGACACTGCAATACAGCCTCATGAGACCTGTTTAGCAGACAAAAAATCCTTTGCCGCAAACTTCAAACAGATAGAGCAGGAATCAAACAAGGTCTCTGCAAAACGGATTATACAAGATATTTCGGGGAAATCCGTGATAATTAATCCTCCTTTTCCAACAATGAAAGAGAGGGAGATCGATGCCTCTTTTGACTTGCCTTATACAAGGTTTCCTCATCCCAAATATAAAAAACGCGGTGGTATTCCTGCCTATGAAATGATAAAATTTTCGATAAACATGCATCGGGGCTGTTTTGGAGGATGCAGTTTTTGTACTATTTCAGCCCATCAAGGTAAATTCATTGCAAGCCGCTCACAAAAATCCATACTGAATGAAGTAGACAAGATCGTAAATATGCCAGACTTTAAAGGCTACATTTCTGACCTCGGAGGTCCGTCTGCAAATATGTATAAAATGAAGGGAAAGGAACAAAAGGTTTGCGACAGATGTGTAGCTCCTTCCTGTATTTATCCGGTAATATGTGGAAATCTCGACACAAACCATTCCCAATTAATCGAAATCTATAAAAAAGTAGACAATCATCCGAAAGTGAAAAAAGCATTTGTCGGAAGCGGAGTTCGTTATGATCTAATAACAAAAAGTTATAATACCAAAGCCGATTCTTCCATTTATGATTATATGGTACAGCTTGTGACTCGCCATGTTTCCGGTAGACTTAAAGTTGCACCGGAACATACCTCTGCAAATACACTCAAATTAATGAGAAAACCATCATTTGAACATTTTAAGGAATTTAAGAAACTGTTTGATCGTATCGATAGACACTATTCCCTTAATCAGCAGCTTGTACCTTACTTCATATCAAGTCATCCTGGCTGCAGCGATGAAGATATGGCAAACCTTGCAGTTGAAACGAAAGAACTTGGTTTTAAACTTGAGCACGTCCAGGATTTTACACCCACACCAATGACAGTTGCTACCGTAATCTATTATTCCGGCTATCATCCTTATACCTTAAAAAGATACTATACTCCTAAATCAATACAAGAGAGAAGAGATCAGCATCGTTTCTTTTTCTGGTACAAGAAAGAGAATCACGAATGGATAAAAAAGAGGCTCACGAAAGCAAAAAAAACAGATTTGCTGAAACGGTTCCTGGGCTCTGCCAAAAGAGACTTACATAATCGGGAGGGAGTAGTCAATAAGAGGACACCACAACGGTTGAAAACACAACGAAGAGGGAGAACCGGACGGAATGGATAA
- a CDS encoding BatD family protein, which yields MKIFFIYVIAFFLLVGHFGKVYAEELRLTASVDNTRIEIGNHVRLTIEIHGAFDTDQPKLPELEGFSLKYGPSVTTQTRIINNVVSVNRGFTYMLVPKGIGKFTIPPATLKYKGSTYTSNPVEIEVLERKPVERRKERSEDLDINKRLFIELTTDKKEAYIYEQIVLSFKFFFQKGLPVENLDYVPPSTKNFLAERLGDERRYEEVRDGILYSVIELQTALFPLVSDTLEIPPAKFKCNILVRQQSSRSWDPFEDSYGDSLFDEFLGRKNYRYPVERDTNPIKLVIKALPETDKPVDFAGAVGNFTMDVSVKPTKVNVGDPITVTIKIAGKGNIKTLGEPALIPEEKEDFKFYSTEASTAITDKKEGITGEKVFNKVIEPQHENVNATPRVSFSYFDPVMKKYQNITYEAIPISVNNPETETPLRFTLNDSEKTKGEVKILTKDILPIMTNIDSFTNQGKGILKRPVLLAFIFFSPILLVFFCLFLQRHRERLQTDTSYARKRRALSQAKSQLLNTKHLIHSEKSTDFYSMLAKTLTELVADKLNIPPASVTSDNISHTLDRCGVSSKTIEELKECLELCDHARFSIANNTRAQMESVSNRAERVIELLEKQL from the coding sequence ATGAAGATTTTTTTCATATATGTTATTGCATTTTTTTTACTTGTTGGCCACTTTGGGAAGGTTTACGCAGAGGAGCTGAGACTTACCGCGAGCGTTGATAATACCAGGATTGAAATCGGTAATCATGTCCGCTTAACGATTGAGATCCATGGTGCATTTGACACAGACCAGCCAAAGCTACCTGAGCTTGAAGGCTTCTCTTTGAAATATGGCCCAAGTGTCACCACCCAAACAAGAATAATCAACAACGTTGTTTCAGTTAATCGCGGATTCACGTACATGCTCGTACCAAAAGGAATAGGAAAATTCACAATACCCCCTGCAACACTGAAATACAAAGGCAGCACCTATACATCGAATCCTGTCGAGATTGAGGTACTCGAAAGAAAACCTGTTGAGAGGAGAAAAGAGAGGAGTGAGGACCTCGACATCAACAAAAGATTATTCATCGAGCTCACAACTGACAAAAAAGAAGCTTACATTTACGAACAGATAGTTTTGTCTTTTAAGTTTTTTTTCCAGAAAGGATTACCCGTTGAAAATCTCGATTATGTCCCGCCCTCAACCAAGAACTTTCTTGCTGAAAGGCTTGGTGATGAGAGACGTTACGAAGAGGTCAGGGATGGAATACTCTATAGTGTAATAGAATTGCAGACCGCCCTTTTCCCCCTCGTTTCCGACACCTTAGAGATACCCCCGGCAAAATTCAAGTGTAATATCCTGGTCAGACAGCAATCGTCACGCAGCTGGGACCCTTTCGAAGATTCTTATGGAGACTCATTATTTGATGAGTTCCTTGGAAGAAAGAACTATAGATACCCCGTGGAAAGAGATACAAACCCGATTAAGTTAGTGATCAAGGCCTTGCCGGAAACAGACAAACCTGTTGACTTTGCCGGTGCAGTTGGAAATTTCACGATGGATGTTTCCGTAAAACCCACCAAAGTAAACGTAGGAGATCCCATAACAGTCACGATTAAGATTGCAGGGAAAGGAAACATAAAAACATTGGGAGAACCTGCTCTGATTCCTGAAGAAAAAGAAGATTTTAAATTCTATTCTACTGAAGCGAGCACTGCAATTACTGACAAAAAAGAGGGGATTACGGGTGAAAAAGTGTTTAACAAGGTAATCGAACCCCAACACGAAAATGTGAATGCGACACCAAGGGTATCATTCAGCTATTTTGACCCTGTAATGAAAAAATACCAAAACATAACTTACGAAGCAATACCTATTTCGGTAAACAACCCTGAAACGGAAACCCCCCTTCGCTTTACCTTAAATGATAGTGAAAAAACTAAAGGAGAGGTAAAAATATTGACTAAAGACATCCTGCCCATAATGACAAATATAGACTCATTCACTAACCAGGGTAAGGGTATTTTGAAGAGGCCGGTATTGCTGGCTTTTATTTTCTTTTCACCAATACTTCTTGTTTTCTTCTGCCTCTTTTTACAAAGGCATAGAGAACGGCTTCAAACAGATACCAGTTATGCGAGGAAAAGAAGGGCACTGTCACAGGCAAAAAGCCAGCTTTTGAACACAAAACACCTTATTCACAGCGAAAAATCCACCGACTTTTATTCAATGCTTGCAAAAACCTTGACGGAACTTGTTGCCGATAAACTCAACATACCGCCAGCGTCTGTCACAAGCGACAATATATCGCATACATTGGACAGGTGTGGAGTTTCATCCAAAACAATTGAGGAATTAAAAGAGTGTCTTGAGTTGTGTGACCATGCGAGATTTTCTATTGCCAATAATACAAGAGCGCAGATGGAAAGCGTTTCCAATAGAGCAGAAAGAGTAATTGAACTTTTAGAAAAACAGCTATGA
- a CDS encoding tetratricopeptide repeat protein gives MEMFNTKLKAFTVFIICLLSLGWIDPAAEHNEEGIILYNENKFDEAASRFTDAQSFVPESDQLKFNIANTHYKKGKFPEAEKSYQDAIKSDDILLKAKGNYNMGNTLYKQGKLKESLDFYKQAIGLSGEHQNIHDEELDALREDAKFNYEFVEKKIEEMQKEQKERQEQEEKDKEKEEQDKEENQEEKGEDQEQEKQEQDQKPQEKKQEQQEQDQNQQEKDENKEEEQKNGQKPSQENETDKPPAPQPHEKREMSKEEAERILDAMKQSEKSARDLPEKEDKSATYGILKDW, from the coding sequence ATGGAAATGTTTAATACAAAGCTGAAAGCCTTTACAGTTTTCATCATCTGCTTACTATCATTAGGCTGGATTGATCCTGCAGCAGAACACAATGAAGAAGGAATCATTCTTTACAATGAAAACAAATTTGATGAAGCGGCAAGCAGGTTTACTGATGCACAATCCTTTGTACCGGAATCAGATCAGTTAAAGTTTAACATCGCAAATACCCATTATAAAAAAGGTAAATTCCCAGAAGCTGAAAAATCTTATCAAGATGCCATAAAGAGCGATGACATACTCCTGAAGGCAAAAGGGAATTACAATATGGGTAACACCCTCTATAAGCAGGGAAAATTAAAAGAATCTCTCGATTTCTATAAACAGGCAATTGGACTTTCAGGAGAGCATCAAAATATTCATGACGAAGAGCTTGATGCATTAAGAGAAGACGCAAAGTTTAATTACGAATTTGTAGAAAAGAAGATAGAAGAGATGCAGAAAGAACAGAAGGAGAGACAGGAACAAGAAGAGAAAGACAAGGAAAAAGAGGAGCAGGACAAAGAGGAGAACCAGGAAGAGAAGGGAGAAGACCAGGAACAGGAGAAGCAGGAGCAGGATCAAAAGCCGCAGGAAAAGAAACAGGAACAGCAGGAACAGGATCAAAATCAACAGGAAAAGGATGAGAATAAAGAGGAAGAACAAAAAAACGGACAAAAACCTTCACAAGAAAACGAGACAGATAAACCTCCAGCTCCACAGCCTCATGAAAAAAGAGAAATGTCTAAGGAAGAAGCAGAAAGAATACTGGACGCTATGAAACAATCAGAAAAGAGTGCACGTGATTTACCGGAAAAGGAAGATAAATCAGCAACGTACGGCATCCTTAAGGATTGGTAA
- a CDS encoding VWA domain-containing protein: protein MKYENINYLYLLPIVFIMAAAYGVFFKKRQAALTKFVQAQLIDMLVQSVSKKTQIIKASFAVSAILFIIFSLIQPKWGYHWEEVERKGIDIVVAVDTSRSMLADDIKPNRLEAAKREIKDLLSIIDGDRVGLVAFAGSVFIQCPLTLDYGAFSLFLDDLNTNLIPVGGTAIGDAINKSITAFSDKSKKHKAIVLITDGEDHRGNAIEMAKAAKEQGIIIYTIGVGKKEGAYIRIRDEDNNEVLLKDNEGKVIKSHLDEVTLNKIALETGGAYSPAYGTEWGLANIYKNIIAKMEEKQLSSKKIKLYENRYQIPLFIALIFITLESLWGIREKEENP, encoded by the coding sequence ATGAAATACGAAAACATTAACTATCTTTATTTATTACCAATTGTCTTCATTATGGCTGCAGCCTATGGAGTTTTCTTTAAAAAGAGACAAGCGGCATTGACAAAATTCGTGCAGGCACAATTGATAGATATGTTGGTTCAATCTGTCAGCAAAAAGACGCAAATTATAAAAGCCTCCTTTGCAGTTTCAGCGATACTCTTTATTATATTCTCTTTAATTCAACCAAAATGGGGATATCACTGGGAAGAGGTAGAAAGGAAAGGTATTGATATTGTAGTCGCCGTGGATACATCTCGAAGTATGCTCGCAGACGATATCAAACCAAACAGGCTTGAGGCCGCTAAAAGGGAAATCAAAGATCTTTTATCGATTATAGACGGTGACAGAGTCGGCCTGGTGGCATTTGCCGGAAGCGTATTTATTCAATGCCCGCTGACCCTAGATTATGGAGCCTTTAGCCTTTTCCTTGACGACCTTAATACAAATCTCATCCCGGTAGGGGGCACTGCTATCGGTGATGCGATAAATAAAAGTATAACCGCCTTTAGTGACAAATCAAAAAAACATAAGGCTATCGTGCTCATCACTGATGGAGAAGATCATCGTGGTAATGCAATAGAAATGGCTAAGGCGGCAAAAGAGCAGGGCATAATCATATACACGATTGGAGTAGGGAAAAAAGAGGGTGCTTACATCAGAATAAGAGATGAAGACAACAACGAAGTACTGCTGAAAGATAACGAGGGAAAGGTCATCAAGTCACACCTTGACGAAGTAACCTTAAATAAGATAGCGTTGGAAACAGGAGGCGCATATTCACCTGCTTATGGTACCGAATGGGGCCTGGCCAACATTTACAAAAATATTATTGCCAAGATGGAAGAGAAACAACTAAGCAGCAAAAAGATAAAATTATATGAAAATCGATACCAGATTCCTTTATTTATAGCCCTTATCTTTATTACGTTAGAATCTTTGTGGGGAATAAGGGAGAAAGAGGAAAACCCTTAA
- a CDS encoding VWA domain-containing protein — protein MIFLKDPLFLILIIILVPLILANYVLRKDNGNIRFSSLNLFKNITPGKTSRLKHTLIALRILIIILLIFALARPQSGKAHSKAKTEGIDIVLALDVSGSMLAEDFIVNEKRHNRLHVAKEVVRDFIKWRENDRLGMVVFAGQAYTQCPLTLDYDILLQFLDKVNIGMVEDGTAIGSAIGVCVNRLKSSQAKSKVIILLTDGRNNSGEIDPLTAAELAKAFDITIYTVGAGTKGLAPYPTKGAFGFTVYQSIQIDIDDEGLTEIADITGGKYFRATDTESLKEVYRQIDSLERTEMEIARYTEYNELFDYLLLPALGIFIFEIVLANTRFRKIP, from the coding sequence ATGATATTTTTAAAAGATCCCCTTTTCCTTATCTTGATCATCATTCTGGTACCCCTTATACTTGCCAACTATGTCTTGAGGAAAGACAACGGCAATATAAGGTTTTCATCGCTTAACCTTTTTAAAAATATTACACCGGGCAAGACTTCCCGATTAAAACATACCCTGATAGCTTTACGGATCCTGATTATTATCCTTCTGATATTTGCGCTCGCACGACCACAATCAGGGAAGGCCCATTCCAAAGCAAAAACAGAAGGAATAGACATCGTCCTGGCATTGGATGTCTCCGGCAGTATGCTGGCGGAAGACTTTATCGTAAACGAAAAACGACACAACAGACTTCATGTTGCAAAAGAAGTGGTAAGGGATTTTATCAAATGGCGAGAAAACGATCGTCTCGGCATGGTTGTGTTTGCGGGGCAGGCTTATACCCAATGTCCCCTTACACTTGACTATGATATCCTTTTACAGTTTCTAGACAAAGTAAATATCGGAATGGTGGAGGATGGGACTGCAATTGGTTCTGCAATAGGTGTTTGCGTAAATAGATTAAAATCTTCTCAAGCAAAAAGCAAGGTCATAATCCTTTTAACTGACGGCCGAAACAATAGCGGTGAAATTGACCCTTTAACGGCAGCGGAATTAGCAAAAGCGTTTGATATTACGATATATACGGTTGGCGCAGGGACGAAAGGTCTTGCCCCATATCCAACTAAAGGTGCCTTTGGATTCACCGTTTACCAGTCAATACAAATTGACATTGACGATGAAGGATTGACAGAAATTGCAGATATTACGGGTGGAAAATATTTCAGGGCGACAGACACAGAATCGCTAAAGGAGGTTTACAGACAAATTGACAGCTTGGAAAGGACAGAAATGGAAATCGCTCGATACACTGAGTATAATGAATTGTTCGACTATCTGTTACTCCCTGCTTTAGGAATATTTATCTTTGAGATCGTCCTTGCAAACACCAGGTTCAGAAAGATCCCCTGA
- a CDS encoding BatD family protein, which produces MRNILEYMLCIVILLSCTGNICTGDNADKKDADYGKAESPVNANATVDKAKVTIGDRIQYTITADAPEDTEMVFPEMKEELAGFNVIDSGAEFIKSGEGRVREERWFLLETFKTGSYIIPAITLHYRLKRTKEEGDTVTPEIYIEIMSTLDEKAADIRDINPPVFLRKSYHRLYILLTIIFGILALIGILFFLFFRKKREKSVPVPPPLSAHEIAYKELEKLQLLGLTSKRQIREYYYYLSNIVRHYIENRFELMAPERTTEEFLTEMITTHKLDEMHKELIRNFLEHSDLVKFAGYAPENQEIEDSYCSAKRLIDETKEVLEKVLP; this is translated from the coding sequence ATGAGAAATATTTTAGAATATATGCTTTGTATCGTTATTTTGTTATCCTGTACAGGTAACATTTGTACTGGTGATAACGCAGACAAAAAAGATGCAGACTACGGCAAAGCCGAATCGCCTGTGAATGCCAACGCGACCGTTGATAAGGCGAAAGTAACAATTGGGGACAGAATACAATATACAATAACAGCCGATGCCCCGGAAGACACAGAGATGGTTTTTCCGGAAATGAAAGAAGAGCTTGCAGGGTTTAATGTAATCGACTCCGGTGCTGAATTCATTAAGAGTGGAGAAGGAAGGGTAAGAGAGGAGAGATGGTTCTTACTGGAAACGTTTAAGACCGGATCTTACATTATTCCCGCAATTACGCTACATTACAGGCTCAAAAGGACGAAAGAAGAAGGAGATACAGTGACTCCTGAAATATATATCGAAATTATGAGTACGTTAGATGAAAAAGCTGCTGACATACGGGATATAAATCCACCAGTGTTTTTAAGAAAGAGCTACCACAGACTGTATATTCTCCTGACAATTATTTTTGGAATTCTGGCACTTATCGGTATATTGTTCTTCCTCTTCTTTAGAAAAAAACGGGAAAAATCGGTCCCTGTCCCGCCGCCTCTATCAGCCCATGAAATCGCATACAAAGAGCTGGAAAAATTGCAGTTATTAGGATTGACATCAAAAAGGCAGATAAGGGAATACTATTACTATCTCTCGAATATTGTACGACACTATATTGAAAATCGATTTGAACTTATGGCTCCGGAAAGAACAACAGAAGAATTTCTGACAGAAATGATTACCACACACAAATTAGATGAGATGCACAAAGAACTTATCAGGAATTTTCTTGAGCACAGTGATCTGGTGAAATTTGCAGGCTACGCCCCTGAAAACCAGGAAATAGAGGATTCTTACTGCTCAGCAAAAAGGCTTATTGATGAAACAAAAGAGGTTTTGGAGAAGGTTTTGCCATGA
- a CDS encoding DUF58 domain-containing protein, with amino-acid sequence MIPKEILKKVRQIQIRSSRLVNDVLAGEYVSVFKGRGMEFEEVREYQIGDDIRSIDWNVTARLGHPYIKRFAEERELTIMFLVDLSSSGKFGSVNQFKNEITTEACALLALSAVRNNDKVGLILFTDRIEKFVPPKKGKTHVLRVIREVLYFKPERKGTDISIALEYLIKITKRKTVCFLMSDFLTSGFEKTLRITNKRHDMIAVSITDPRELEIPNVGFIKLKDAETGEIRLIDTSDQKLRREFYRQNTKNREERKKMFRAVGVDMIDLRTDSSYVEPIMNFFRMREKRLKY; translated from the coding sequence ATGATCCCAAAGGAAATATTAAAAAAGGTAAGGCAGATACAGATACGTTCAAGCCGCCTGGTGAATGATGTCCTTGCCGGCGAATATGTAAGCGTCTTCAAAGGTCGAGGAATGGAATTCGAGGAAGTCAGAGAATATCAGATTGGTGATGACATCAGATCAATTGACTGGAATGTTACCGCCCGCCTTGGCCATCCGTATATCAAGAGATTTGCAGAAGAGAGGGAATTAACCATAATGTTCCTGGTAGACCTGAGCTCTTCTGGAAAATTTGGAAGTGTGAATCAATTCAAGAATGAGATAACGACCGAGGCGTGCGCACTGCTTGCGCTGTCTGCTGTCAGGAATAACGACAAGGTCGGGCTTATTCTATTCACCGATAGAATAGAAAAATTTGTCCCTCCGAAGAAGGGGAAAACCCATGTACTCCGGGTAATAAGAGAAGTTCTTTATTTTAAACCGGAAAGGAAGGGCACTGATATTTCGATAGCCCTTGAATATCTTATAAAGATTACGAAGCGTAAGACGGTCTGCTTTCTTATGTCTGATTTTCTCACATCGGGTTTTGAAAAGACATTACGCATTACGAACAAGCGGCATGACATGATCGCCGTTTCCATAACAGATCCTCGGGAACTTGAAATACCGAATGTTGGTTTCATTAAATTGAAAGATGCTGAAACAGGTGAAATCAGACTTATTGACACGTCTGACCAGAAATTAAGGAGAGAGTTTTACAGGCAAAACACAAAAAACAGAGAAGAAAGAAAGAAAATGTTCAGGGCTGTTGGCGTAGATATGATTGATTTAAGGACGGACAGTTCTTACGTTGAACCAATCATGAATTTTTTCAGAATGAGGGAAAAAAGACTCAAATACTGA
- a CDS encoding ABC transporter permease, with amino-acid sequence MTLIVVLSVMSGFDKELRSKIRGTLAHIIVSKMGMYGLNNYEEVLKKIQSLDHVEACAPYIEGPALINIRGTKEFVYFRGIDPILESKVGDLDLYLEEFNNKPEDLLLLHGDKNTPSAFGGIELLRTNLGDYKANPESFVNNGEKIVLVAIKGWDKISVKSFILTGKVKSGMYDVDKNYIYIPIKIAQGLAGSQDSITAISVRLDSYKNAPLVRDRIKKELGFGFHVQTWEEARGTFLKAVALEKRVMAFILFFIIIVAGFNILAILTMIVFEKTKDIGTLKALGATTWGIMQIFLLNGLLIGIFGSAIGTGLGLVFINRINWIETTVYRYSGWRPFPPEVYYFNEIPTAIDPKSIIIIAGISIMCSLLFSIYPAQKAARLDPIQTLRYE; translated from the coding sequence ATGACGCTCATTGTGGTTTTATCAGTAATGAGCGGTTTCGACAAGGAGCTGCGATCAAAAATCAGAGGTACACTAGCTCATATCATTGTGTCGAAAATGGGTATGTATGGCCTGAATAATTATGAAGAAGTCTTAAAAAAAATCCAATCACTTGATCATGTTGAGGCGTGCGCGCCCTATATCGAAGGCCCCGCACTCATTAACATCAGAGGTACAAAAGAATTCGTCTATTTCAGAGGCATAGACCCTATCTTGGAATCAAAGGTCGGTGACCTGGATCTGTATCTGGAGGAATTTAATAACAAGCCAGAAGATTTACTGCTCCTCCATGGTGATAAAAATACACCAAGTGCTTTTGGTGGAATCGAACTACTGCGAACAAATCTCGGTGACTATAAAGCCAACCCGGAAAGTTTTGTAAACAATGGAGAAAAAATTGTTCTTGTTGCAATCAAGGGGTGGGACAAGATAAGCGTAAAGTCATTTATTCTCACGGGAAAAGTTAAATCCGGCATGTATGATGTTGATAAAAATTACATTTACATACCTATAAAAATCGCTCAAGGATTAGCAGGCTCACAAGATTCTATTACCGCAATTAGTGTACGGTTAGATAGTTACAAAAACGCACCTCTGGTTCGCGATCGCATCAAGAAAGAACTCGGTTTCGGTTTTCATGTACAGACCTGGGAAGAGGCGCGGGGAACCTTCCTGAAAGCTGTTGCTTTGGAAAAACGGGTCATGGCTTTTATTTTATTTTTTATCATAATTGTAGCAGGTTTCAACATCCTCGCAATTTTAACAATGATTGTCTTTGAAAAAACCAAGGATATCGGTACACTCAAGGCATTAGGGGCTACTACCTGGGGTATCATGCAGATATTCCTCCTTAACGGTCTCCTTATCGGCATCTTCGGTTCCGCAATCGGCACGGGTCTGGGTCTTGTGTTTATAAACAGAATCAATTGGATAGAAACCACCGTATACAGGTACTCAGGATGGAGGCCTTTTCCACCGGAAGTGTATTATTTCAATGAAATACCAACTGCTATTGATCCAAAAAGCATAATCATAATTGCCGGCATCTCTATCATGTGCAGCCTCCTCTTCAGTATATACCCGGCACAAAAAGCCGCACGGTTAGACCCGATACAAACACTGAGATATGAATAG